In the genome of Lathyrus oleraceus cultivar Zhongwan6 chromosome 4, CAAS_Psat_ZW6_1.0, whole genome shotgun sequence, the window AAACAGATGGCTGTAACAGATCCGACCTGTAATGCACATCCCGATGTGTTACGTAAATACAAGTAATATTGAGATGACAATGCATTTTGTTACATGTTTGTAAGAGTACAGAAGATGAAAAAGCAAAAACCGGTTGTAGACCCGAACTACAATGTTTAATATATATTGAGATCACAAATGCATGACTCATTCCTTCCCATCATATGCTTGAAGATTCAGTAGTGAGTCATATTTTGAATTTCACAGACGAAAAACTAGACATGAGATAAAGAAACGGGTAACAGAGGTAAAAGAGTTCACATGGTTTATCCTATAAGTACAACAATGGACAAAGGCAAGAGAGAAACACGTCATGGGATTGGAGAATTTAGATAATGGTCTTCTCGTTCACAGCCACAACAGACAGTTAAGTAGCTATCTTTCATTTTGAATTAACTGGAAGTGATGTTGGACTTGCTACAAATGCAAGAAACTAAGCCCTTTTTCTATTTTAAGAGTAACGAATAATCCATAAAAACACTCTGCTATGCCATTTGCCAAAACATCTGTGTCTTGTGTGTTTTTGGAAGATCCATTTAGTTAAAAAAGAAAGAAAGACAGATACACAAAAAGAGGGCAATCATTTTCTATTGAAATACCCACAAATATGGCAAAGTACGGAAAAGTGCTTAAGTATCACGGGGAGCCTGAATTTAATAAGAAAGAAACCTATTTACAGAAGGAGGGGGTAATAGTGACTCAAATGAGCTTTTCAGTATCGTGGCGGAATTTGATTTGTACAGTGGCATAATATCAAATAGACACACTGAGAAGGAAGAGCTCATACCTCATGAAGTTTCTTTCTTCTCCCTTTAGATTCAATTGGGAAATGCCTCAGCATGCAAAATAATCTAGAAACATTTAATGCGTACAATGCAGAAATAAGAAAGACTGTCCAGGTTAACCATCAATCACCAGAAAGTAAATGAAACAAAGGCTGCTGAGATATTTCATAGACAAGATGCAGAAGATTCACCTTCCTCCATATAGCAAGAAGCCTAGTGCAGCTACAAATGACACACCTgaacaagaaaaataaaatttcatATAAATTTTTTTTTGCATGTGGCAAAGCTCACTCTTAAACTCTCAAATGTATGTAACTAAAACTATCTTTGATTATAAATCTAACCTGCAACAAAAGTCTTTCCAAAGAACTCCACAACGCTGTTGTCATCTATCCAGAGGTATATCCAAATAAAAATCTAAATCCAAAGCCACACTTTAGTAATATGATCACTGATGTTAACTATCATACATAGCATGTGTTCCTTTTTGCATTGAAACAATGAGAGATCTATGACTAGCTTGATATGCATGTGGAAGGAATTAGATATAAGTAAATTGTCATTATAATGTAAAAGTACAAATGAATTGCCTGCATTTAAAACTAATAATTTTCAAATCAAATTGTGATTGAACACATTCAGTATATAACCGAAACTAAGAGTCTCTGTCCGTGGAATAGAAAAAAAAGAGAGTCCAGTAAAAAACAATCCAATGCTTCAAGTTCAATGTTAGAAGAGAGATTTCGGGATGTACAGTGATGGTGGAAGTGCAACCATATTGCAATTAGAGAGATGCCATTGGACATTTGTATGGTGTATTGGCATGTAAACTAAGAATTACAACATGCAAAAATAGTGCAGACAAGCTTATGTTTATATAATTGGAGTTAGAAAGAAAATGAAATAGATACCTGGATAATATACAAGGCAGCATTTATTGAAATATAAATCATCTTGAGCTTATCAGTTGGTAAACTCCTTGCCTGTTCAGTCATTTGgataaaattaaataatttcCAAATAAAAGAAGTCAAAAGAATGAAAGCAAAAAAAACAAGAACAAAACATCACCAATTAAGTTCCTAAACTATCATCCTCTTTTCCTTATTGTTCGGGTCAACCTCAAGCCTGCGTCGCTGCGGCTACAAGGTATTGTCCGCTTTGGGTGATTTTTGGGTCAAACTCAAGCCCACGCCATTGTGGCTACGACATATTGGTCGCTTTGGGTGCCAGAACCCTCAAGGCTTTGTCCTTTAGAATGGATAACAGTTAAAACATAATTTCCAACTGAAAAAGAGAACTTGAGACTTGCCTGATGATAAATTTCAGCCCAAAAAAGGACTAAAAGAGTATATGTTGAGAAAAACAAAAGTCCTGGCAGATCTAATAGCACCAAAATGAAAACCTAATTCAACAAGCAAAGACTCAGTATAAACAAGTGTCACCATCATAGTCAAATATCAACTGTGTACGCAAAATTCAAAATTAATCAACCTTAGGATGCAAAAGAAAAACTAGCTTGTGCAATCCAAAAACCAGAGCACGCACTGCAATTTTAAAATaccaaaaaataaaaaaaaataaaaaaatcgGAATGCCAAATTaagaaaatatatataaatataacaGTAACATAACATTAGATTGAAAAATGAAAAGCGGAGTTGAAAATGAAAACATTACTACCTCCATTGACAATGAAATTCATGAGATGAAAAATCTTCTGCGTAGTCCAACCATACTCAGGAACTCGTAGCTCAATTCTTACCAATTGAAACTGCGTCATGAAGAATTAACAACATTAGAAATTGaagaatgaaaatgaaaatgaaagtATAGTAGAGTATAGTTACGAGAGCGACGAAGGAGACGAGAGCATAAGCTGCAGAGAGGAAGTAGAGAATAGAGTTCTGCCAGATAGTGGAGTTGTTGATTTTGTCCCACCACCATAGATTTGGGATGAAAAGTGCAATTTCCATGGTCAATTGCAAGTTTCTCAATCTCATTGTGCAGTGCACTATGAGAGAGATTTTAGAGAGAGAATATTTaaacgagagagagagagagagagaggtttgTGTGGCGGTTACAGTCTACCTACCAGACAGTCTCCAGCTTTTGCCCGCGCTCTCTTTCTCAACTAATCTTCTCCTACTTTGAATCATGAAATCAAACTCACCTCACTCCATTTTACcaattctttctatttttgtttttttttaaatttatttattcTCCCTCACTCATCACCTATTTATTGCAAATATTCTTACATCTACATAGAGAAAAATAATTGTGCTGATCTTTTTTCTTTCTAATTTAGGCCTCACAACTACATCTTTTACTTATTATGACTTCATCTCATTATTCACTGAAAGAATTTTATAAAGAATAGACTTTGTATTTTCTTTAAGTTTACCAATTTTTAAATGGGGTTTGGTCTAGTTCCACTTTTTAGATGATTTTTTCTTTTATAATATATTATtcttattttaaaaaaatcttgAAATCAGTGTTATGACACACATATCAATAAAATGATAAAGAGAAAATATTAATTTTGTTAAATTATTTTTATTAGATATTGA includes:
- the LOC127138375 gene encoding tobamovirus multiplication protein 1 isoform X2 — encoded protein: MNFIVNGVRALVFGLHKLVFLLHPKVFILVLLDLPGLLFFSTYTLLVLFWAEIYHQARSLPTDKLKMIYISINAALYIIQIFIWIYLWIDDNSVVEFFGKTFVAGVSFVAALGFLLYGGRLFCMLRHFPIESKGRRKKLHEVGSVTAICFTCFLLRCVMGILSAFDSDASLDVLDHPILDLVYYMLVEILPSALVLYILRKLPPRRISAQYHPIH
- the LOC127138375 gene encoding tobamovirus multiplication protein 1 isoform X1, whose translation is MRLRNLQLTMEIALFIPNLWWWDKINNSTIWQNSILYFLSAAYALVSFVALFQLVRIELRVPEYGWTTQKIFHLMNFIVNGVRALVFGLHKLVFLLHPKVFILVLLDLPGLLFFSTYTLLVLFWAEIYHQARSLPTDKLKMIYISINAALYIIQIFIWIYLWIDDNSVVEFFGKTFVAGVSFVAALGFLLYGGRLFCMLRHFPIESKGRRKKLHEVGSVTAICFTCFLLRCVMGILSAFDSDASLDVLDHPILDLVYYMLVEILPSALVLYILRKLPPRRISAQYHPIH